One Papaver somniferum cultivar HN1 chromosome 10, ASM357369v1, whole genome shotgun sequence genomic window carries:
- the LOC113319053 gene encoding beta-amylase 1, chloroplastic: protein MAGLSITHQLGSLAGSPIQSSSDSGLDASTSSAVVNAAAVWKSPQTNLRCRIQGGGTEIEALSPPVSPCRSPGLNGIRADLTVACQAFTTIDREMEMMMPQIEEEMMKTRKFKEGGAQDKEKGVPVYVMMPLDSVNMNNGVNRKKAMNASLSALKSAGVEGIMMDVWWGLVERDGPGVYNWGGYIELMEMAKKHGLKVQAVMSFHQCGGNVGDSCTIPLPRWVTEEVDQDPDLAYTDQWGRRNYEYISLGCDTLPVLKGRTPIQCYGDFMRAFRDQFKHLLGDTIVEIQVGMGPAGELRYPSYPEQNGTWRFPGIGAFQCYDKYMISSLQAAANAAGKSEWGSTGPRDAGEYNNWPEDTPFFRREGGGWDSQYGEFFLTWYSQMLLDHGERIVSSAKSIFETTGVKISVKVAGIHWHYGTRSHAPELTAGYYNTRFHDGYRPIGQMLARHGAVFNFTCIEMRDHEQPQDAQCAPEKLVKQVALATREFGVPLAGENALPRYDETAHDQILNAASLKFDDSENESEMCAFTYLRMNPDLFQPDNWRKFVSFVKKMKEGKDANRCLEQVEREAEHFVHVTQPLVQEVAVALMH, encoded by the exons ATGGCGGGGTTGAGTATAACACATCAACTCGGATCATTAGCCGGAAGCCCAATTCAATCATCATCAGATTCCGGATTAGATGCATCAACATCATCGGCAGTGGTAAACGCAGCAGCAGTTTGGAAATCACCTCAAACAAATCTACGGTGTAGAATTCAAGGAGGAGGTACAGAGATCGAGGCATTATCACCACCGGTAAGTCCTTGTAGATCCCCCGGATTAAACGGAATCAGAGCTGATCTAACGGTTGCTTGTCAAGCATTTACAACAATAGACAGAGAAATGGAAATGATGATGCCTCAGATAGAAGAAGAAATGATGAAAACGAGGAAATTTAAAGAGGGGGGTGCGCAGGATAAGGAGAAAGGGGTGCCGGTTTATGTCATGATGCCATTAGATAGTGTTAATATGAATAATGGTGTAAATAGGAAAAAAGCTATGAATGCTAGTTTATCAGCCCTTAAAAGTGCTGGGGTTGAAGGAATTATGATGGATGTATGGTGGGGATTAGTTGAAAGAGATGGTCCTGGTGTTTACAATTGGGGTGGATACATCGAACTCATGGAAATGGCTAAAAAGCATGGTTTGAAAGTTCAAGCTGTTATGTCTTTTCATCAATGTGGTGGCAATGTTGGTGATTCTTGCAC TATACCTCTGCCAAGGTGGGTGACAGAAGAAGTGGATCAGGATCCCGACTTGGCATATACAGATCAGTGGGGAAGGAGGAATTATGAGTATATATCCCTTGGTTGTGACACCCTTCCAGTACTAAAAGGAAGAACTCCAATTCAGTGTTATGGTGACTTCATGCGTGCTTTCAGAGATCAATTTAAACATCTTCTTGGTGACACCATTGTG GAAATCCAAGTAGGAATGGGTCCTGCTGGAGAGCTTAGATATCCGTCTTACCCAGAGCAAAATGGTACATGGAGGTTTCCTGGAATTGGAGCTTTCCAATGCTACGACAAG TACATGATCAGTAGCTTGCAAGCTGCGGCCAATGCTGCTGGGAAATCTGAATGGGGAAGCACTGGCCCTAGAGATGCAGGTGAATACAACAACTGGCCAGAAGATACCCCATTTTTCCGTCGTGAAGGTGGTGGTTGGGATAGTCAGTATGGTGAATTTTTCCTCACCTGGTACTCCCAAATGCTCTTAGATCATGGTGAGCGCATAGTATCATCTGCAAAATCTATCTTTGAAACTACAGGAGTTAAGATCTCTGTGAAGGTCGCAGGGATCCACTGGCATTATGGCACCAGGTCGCATGCCCCAGAGCTCACGGCAGGATATTACAACACGCGCTTTCACGATGGGTACCGACCGATTGGACAGATGTTGGCACGTCATGGGGCGGTCTTCAATTTCACTTGCATAGAAATGCGTGATCATGAACAGCCGCAAGATGCACAATGTGCTCCAGAAAAGCTCGTAAAACAAGTTGCTTTGGCAACAAGAGAATTTGGGGTTCCTCTTGCAGGTGAGAATGCATTGCCACGTTATGATGAGACTGCCCACGATCAAATATTGAATGCTGCCTCGTTGAAGTTTGATGACTCAGAAAACGAGAGTGAAATGTGTGCTTTTACATATTTGAGGATGAACCCGGATTTGTTCCAACCAGATAATTGGAGAAAGTTTGTGTCATtcgtgaagaagatgaaggaaggGAAAGATGCAAATCGATGTTTAGAACAGGTTGAAAGGGAGGCCGAACATTTTGTTCACGTCACTCAACCCTTGGTGCAGGAAGTTGCTGTTGCTCTAATGCACTAG